A portion of the Syngnathoides biaculeatus isolate LvHL_M chromosome 7, ASM1980259v1, whole genome shotgun sequence genome contains these proteins:
- the psmd1 gene encoding 26S proteasome non-ATPase regulatory subunit 1, whose product MITSAAGIISLLDEEEPQLKVFALQKLDYLVNDFWAEISGSVDKIEVLYEDETFRNREFAALVASKVFYHLGAFEESLNYALGAGDLFNVTDDSEYVETIIAKCIDHYTKLRVENAELPEDEERKSIDPRLEGIVNKMFLRCLNDHKYKQAIGIALETRRLDMFEKTILESNDVSGLLAYSLKVCMSLMQNKKFRNEVLRVLVKLYMNLEKPDFINVCQCLIFLDDPQAVSDILEKLVKEDNLLMAYQICFDLYESASQQFLSSVIQNLRTVGTPIPAVPGSTNTGTLSTSDKDSDAMETDDKAGSSPAGKPTETKEEPKDQNAKMIKILSGEMAIELHLQFLIRNNNTDLMILKNTKDAVRNSVCHTATVIANSFMHTGTTSDQFLRENLEWLARATNWAKFTATASLGVIHKGHEKEALQLMATYLPKDTSPGSAYQEGGGLYALGLIHANHGGDIIDYLLSQLKNASNDIVRHGGALGLGLAALGTARQDVYDLLKSNLYQDDAVTGEAAGLALGLVMLGSKSAQAIEDMVGYAQETQHEKILRGLAVGIALVMYGRMEEADALIESLCRDKDPILRRSGMYTVGMAYCGSGNNKAIRRLLHVAVSDVNDDVRRAAVESIGFILFRTPEQCPSVVSLLSESYNPHVRCGAAMALGICCAGTGNKEAINLLEPMTNDPVNYVRQGALIASALIMIQQTEVTCPKVNQFRQLYAKVINDKHDDVMAKFGAILAQGILDAGGRNVSISLQSRTGHTHMPSVVGLLVFTQFWFWFPLSHFLSLAFTPTAIIGLNKDLKMPKVQYRSNCKPSTFAYPPALEVPKEKEKEKVSTAVLSITAKAKKKEKEKREKEEEKMEVEVQEGEKEKKDEEKEKKKEAEPNFQLLENPARVMPAQLKVLNMPDTCRYQPFKQLHTGGIIIMKDTSEEEEELVEPVSAHGPKIEEEEQEPEPPEPFEYIDE is encoded by the exons ATGATAACATCTGCAG CTGGAATTATTTCCCTCCTTGATGAGGAGGAACCCCAGCTCAAG GTTTTTGCACTGCAGAAGCTCGACTACCTTGTCAATGACTTCTGGGCTGAAATATCAGGATCTGTTGACAAAAT CGAGGTCTTATACGAAGATGAGACATTCCGAAACAGAGAATTTGCTGCTTTGGTAGCTTCAAAGGTCTTCTATCACCTTGGAGCTTTTGAGGAATCTCTGAACTACGCACTTGGTGCTGGAGATCTTTTCAATGTCACTGATGATTCAGAATATGTGGAGACAATCATTG CCAAATGCATTGATCATTACACCAAGCTGCGTGTGGAAAACGCTGAGCTGCCAGAAGATGAAGAGAGGAAAAGTATCGACCCCCGCCTTGAGGGCATTGTCAACAAGATGTTCCTGCGGTGCCTCAATGACCACAAGTACAAGCAGGCCATCGGCATTGCCCTGGAAACTCGGCGTCTTGACATGTTTGAGAAGACCATCTTAGAATCG AATGATGTCAGTGGGCTACTTGCGTACAGTCTCAAGGTGTGCATGTCCCTCATGCAGAACAAAAAGTTCCGCAATGAGGTGTTGCGGGTTCTGGTTAAGCTCTATATGAACCTGGAGAAGCCTGATTTCATCAATGTCTGTCAG TGCCTCATATTCCTGGATGATCCTCAAGCTGTGAGTGACATCTTGGAAAAGTTGGTGAAGGAGGACAACCTGTTAATGGCCTACCAGATCTGCTTTGACCTCTATGAGAGCGCCAGCCAGCAGTTCCTCTCTTCTGTCATTCAGAACCTGCGAACAGTTGGAACACCAATCCCAGCAGTTCCTGGTTCTACGAATACAGGCACTCTCTCCACTTCAGATAAAGACAG tGATGCAATGGAGACTGATGACAAAGCTGGCAGTTCGCCGGCAGGAAAGCCAACAGAGACG AAGGAAGAGCCCAAAGACCAGAACGCAAAGATGATCAAAATCCTCAGTGGAGAGATGGCCATTGAGTTGCACTTACAATTTCTCATTCGGAACAACAATACTGATCTTATGATCCTCAAAAACACAAAG GATGCGGTCCGAAATTCAGTGTGCCACACGGCAACCGTTATAGCTAATTCTTTCATGCACACTGGCACGACAAGTGACCAGTTCCTCAG agaaaACCTTGAATGGCTTGCGAGGGCCACCAACTGGGCAAAATTCACAGCAACAGCCAGCCTTGGTGTCATTCACAAG GGTCATGAGAAAGAGGCCCTTCAGTTAATGGCCACATACTTGCCTAAGGACACCTCCCCTGGGTCTGCATACCAAGAGGGGGGTGGACTGTATGCTCTCGGCCTCATTCATGCCAATCATGGCGGGGACATCATTGACTACCTTCTCAGTCAACTAAAAAATGCCAGCAATGAT ATTGTTCGTCATGGGGGCGCTCTTGGTCTCGGTTTGGCTGCACTTGGAACTGCCAGACAGGATGTGTATGACCTCCTCAAATCCAATCTCTATCAGGATGACGCTGTCACTG GTGAAGCTGCTGGCCTGGCCCTGGGTCTCGTCATGTTGGGCTCCAAGTCAGCTCAGGCCATTGAGGACATGGTGGGCTACGCGCAGGAGACCCAGCATGAGAAAATCTTGCGTGGCCTGGCAGTAGGAATCGCTCTGGTCATGTATGGACGCATGGAGGAGGCCGATGCTCTCATTGAGAGTCTCTGCAGAGACAAG GACCCCATCCTGCGAAGGTCCGGTATGTACACTGTAGGCATGGCCTACTGCGGCTCTGGCAACAACAAGGCCATCCGACGTCTGCTACACGTTGCT GTGAGTGATGTAAACGATGACGTCAGGAGGGCAGCTGTTGAGTCCATTGGTTTCATCTTGTTCAG AACTCCTGAGCAGTGTCCAAGTGTAGTGTCCCTTTTGTCAGAGAGCTACAACCCTCACGTTCGCTGTGGTGCTGCCATGGCTTTGGGCATCTGCTGTGCTGGAACAGGCAACAAG GAGGCCATTAATCTGTTGGAGCCCATGACCAATGACCCAGTGAACTACGTGAGACAGGGTGCTCTCATTGCCTCTGCACTCATCATGATCCAGCAAACAGAAGTTACCTGCCCCAAG GTGAATCAATTCAGGCAGCTTTATGCAAAGGTAATCAATGACAAGCACGATGATGTTATGGCCAAATTTGGTGCCATCCTGGCCCAGGGAATCCTTGATGCAG GTGGACGTAACGTCAGCATCTCGCTTCAGTCCAGGACTGGTCACACACACATGCCATCAGTAGTGGGCCTGCTCGTCTTCACCCAGTTCTGGTTCTGGTTCCCCCTCTCCCACTTTCTGTCCCTGGCCTTCACACCCACTGCCATTATTGGCCTTAACAAGGACCTCAAG ATGCCCAAGGTGCAGTATCGCTCCAACTGTAAACCTTCCACCTTCGCCTACCCGCCAGCTCTGGAGGTTCCcaaggaaaaggagaaggagaag GTCTCCACTGCTGTTCTCTCAATCACAGCCAAAgcaaagaagaaggagaaggaaaagagagaaaaagaggaggagaagatgGAAGTG GAAGTGCAGGAGGgcgagaaggagaagaaggacgaggagaaggagaagaagaaggaagcgGAGCCCAACTTCCAGCTGCTGGAGAACCCAGCCAGAGTGATGCCGGCCCAGCTCAAAGTCCTCAACATGCCTGACACGTGCCGCTACCAGCCCTTCAAACAG
- the htr2b gene encoding 5-hydroxytryptamine receptor 2B isoform X1, with translation MSQSDMASLEDDGSLSETSGVQLKWAALLIVMVIIPTIGGNILVILAVSIERKLQNATNYFLMSLAVADLLVGLLVMPIALVTVLYNSGWPLPDFICPIWLFLDVLFSTASIMHLCAISLDRYIAIKKPIQHSQYKSRAKAMVKIALVWLISICIAIPIPIKGLQNYQPRNNITFNSNHTCLLKTDTFREFIMFGSMAAFFVPLIIMMVIYLLTVHVLRKKVYLLRSKVIQRFSYQAVSTVFQREHPGTANQADQLHVLDRRYPRMQGNPNVATANPPSPDEIPFRRMSTMGKKSMQTLSNEQRASKVLGIVFLLFVIMWCPFFITNVTSVLCTSCDDNIISRLMEIFVWVGYVSSGINPLVYTLFNKTFREAFTRYITCNYKTFTSHQPDRNPKALNTDRTRTRISFRSSMAQNSKLFMKRGMRNGIGPVSYQSPMRCQPPVQSSSALALDTMRFPDNYDPKQEEDVSRV, from the exons ATGTCCCAGTCAGATATGGCTTCACTGGAGGATGACGGCTCACTATCAGAAACCTCTGGGGTTCAGCTGAAGTGGGCTGCCCTGCTTATTGTCATGGTCATAATTCCCACCATTGGCGGAAACATCTTGGTCATCCTCGCTGTGTCAATTGAGAGGAAACTGCAGAATGCCACCAACTACTTCCTCATGTCACTTGCTGTGGCTGATTTACTGGTGGGACTCCTGGTGATGCCAATTGCCCTGGTCACTGTTCTCTACA ATTCTGGTTGGCCCCTTCCAGACTTCATCTGCCCTATTTGGCTATTTCTGGATGTGCTGTTTTCAACAGCATCCATCATGCACCTGTGTGCCATCTCACTGGATCGCTACATTGCCATCAAGAAGCCCATACAGCACAGCCAGTACAAATCCAGAGCCAAGGCCATGGTCAAGATAGCGCTGGTATGGCTTATATCCATTT GTATAGCAATCCCTATTCCAATCAAGGGGCTACAGAACTACCAACCCAGGAATAACATCACCTTCAACAGTAACCACACATGCCTGCTTAAAACAGACACCTTCCGGGAATTCATCATGTTTGGGTCCATGGCAGCATTCTTTGTTCCATTGATCATCATGATGGTCATCTACCTTCTTACTGTCCACGTGCTGCGCAAAAAGGTTTATTTACTCAGGTCAAAGGTGATTCAGCGCTTCAGCTACCAGGCAGTGTCCACAGTATTCCAAAGGGAACATCCTGGGACTGCTAATCAAGCTGACCAGCTACATGTGCTGGACAGAAGATATCCAAGGATGCAAGGAAACCCAAATGTAGCCACAGCAAACCCTCCTAGCCCTGATGAAATCCCTTTCCGCAGGATGTCCACCATGGGCAAGAAGTCAATGCAGACCCTGAGCAATGAGCAGCGTGCATCAAAGGTGCTGGGCATAGTCTTCCTCCTCTTTGTAATTATGTGGTGTCCATTCTTCATCACTAATGTCACCTCTGTGCTATGTACGAGCTgtgatgacaatatcatctctCGGCTGATGGAGATCTTTGTGTGGGTGGGCTATGTGTCATCTGGGATTAATCCACTGGTTTACACGCTCTTCAACAAGACGTTCAGGGAGGCATTCACACGTTACATTACTTGTAATTATAAGACCTTCACAAGCCATCAACCGGACAGAAATCCAAAGGCGTTAAACACGGATCGGACTCGTACAAGAATTTCATTCAGGTCGTCTATGGCGCAAAACTCCAAACTGTTCATGAAGAGAGGCATGAGAAATGGCATTGGACCAGTGAGCTATCAAAGTCCAATGAGATGTCAACCTCCTGTACAGTCATCTAGCGCGCTCGCGTTAGACACAATGCGCTTTCCTGACAACTACGATCCCAAGCAGGAAGAAGATGTAAGTCGTGTATGA
- the htr2b gene encoding 5-hydroxytryptamine receptor 2B isoform X2, translated as MSQSDMASLEDDGSLSETSGVQLKWAALLIVMVIIPTIGGNILVILAVSIERKLQNATNYFLMSLAVADLLVGLLVMPIALVTVLYNFICPIWLFLDVLFSTASIMHLCAISLDRYIAIKKPIQHSQYKSRAKAMVKIALVWLISICIAIPIPIKGLQNYQPRNNITFNSNHTCLLKTDTFREFIMFGSMAAFFVPLIIMMVIYLLTVHVLRKKVYLLRSKVIQRFSYQAVSTVFQREHPGTANQADQLHVLDRRYPRMQGNPNVATANPPSPDEIPFRRMSTMGKKSMQTLSNEQRASKVLGIVFLLFVIMWCPFFITNVTSVLCTSCDDNIISRLMEIFVWVGYVSSGINPLVYTLFNKTFREAFTRYITCNYKTFTSHQPDRNPKALNTDRTRTRISFRSSMAQNSKLFMKRGMRNGIGPVSYQSPMRCQPPVQSSSALALDTMRFPDNYDPKQEEDVSRV; from the exons ATGTCCCAGTCAGATATGGCTTCACTGGAGGATGACGGCTCACTATCAGAAACCTCTGGGGTTCAGCTGAAGTGGGCTGCCCTGCTTATTGTCATGGTCATAATTCCCACCATTGGCGGAAACATCTTGGTCATCCTCGCTGTGTCAATTGAGAGGAAACTGCAGAATGCCACCAACTACTTCCTCATGTCACTTGCTGTGGCTGATTTACTGGTGGGACTCCTGGTGATGCCAATTGCCCTGGTCACTGTTCTCTACA ACTTCATCTGCCCTATTTGGCTATTTCTGGATGTGCTGTTTTCAACAGCATCCATCATGCACCTGTGTGCCATCTCACTGGATCGCTACATTGCCATCAAGAAGCCCATACAGCACAGCCAGTACAAATCCAGAGCCAAGGCCATGGTCAAGATAGCGCTGGTATGGCTTATATCCATTT GTATAGCAATCCCTATTCCAATCAAGGGGCTACAGAACTACCAACCCAGGAATAACATCACCTTCAACAGTAACCACACATGCCTGCTTAAAACAGACACCTTCCGGGAATTCATCATGTTTGGGTCCATGGCAGCATTCTTTGTTCCATTGATCATCATGATGGTCATCTACCTTCTTACTGTCCACGTGCTGCGCAAAAAGGTTTATTTACTCAGGTCAAAGGTGATTCAGCGCTTCAGCTACCAGGCAGTGTCCACAGTATTCCAAAGGGAACATCCTGGGACTGCTAATCAAGCTGACCAGCTACATGTGCTGGACAGAAGATATCCAAGGATGCAAGGAAACCCAAATGTAGCCACAGCAAACCCTCCTAGCCCTGATGAAATCCCTTTCCGCAGGATGTCCACCATGGGCAAGAAGTCAATGCAGACCCTGAGCAATGAGCAGCGTGCATCAAAGGTGCTGGGCATAGTCTTCCTCCTCTTTGTAATTATGTGGTGTCCATTCTTCATCACTAATGTCACCTCTGTGCTATGTACGAGCTgtgatgacaatatcatctctCGGCTGATGGAGATCTTTGTGTGGGTGGGCTATGTGTCATCTGGGATTAATCCACTGGTTTACACGCTCTTCAACAAGACGTTCAGGGAGGCATTCACACGTTACATTACTTGTAATTATAAGACCTTCACAAGCCATCAACCGGACAGAAATCCAAAGGCGTTAAACACGGATCGGACTCGTACAAGAATTTCATTCAGGTCGTCTATGGCGCAAAACTCCAAACTGTTCATGAAGAGAGGCATGAGAAATGGCATTGGACCAGTGAGCTATCAAAGTCCAATGAGATGTCAACCTCCTGTACAGTCATCTAGCGCGCTCGCGTTAGACACAATGCGCTTTCCTGACAACTACGATCCCAAGCAGGAAGAAGATGTAAGTCGTGTATGA